The stretch of DNA GGCCTTTGATCTAGGTTCTCCAATTTTCAATGGGAAGTGCTCAACGGATCATCAGAAACAGGAAATAGGCGTGTTGAgtgaatcacgtgacatccTTTATGGTGTTCTCATTGTTACTGAATCGTTGTCATCTCGTCCTAATACATGGTTTTGTACCTCGTCAGCGGGCCTAGACGAGTATAGTTAACTAAATGGTCTTATGAGAATTAATTACTTGTGAGTAATTTTAAAAAAACTTATCCCGATTTTCACGAGTCACATCAACTGTTTTATCATTCTAAGCATGAAAATGCAATGTATATACCTATAACTTCCCGCTCCATCTCCCTGCGCTGTCTATGGCACTCGCAAGTGGTTTACTTGTAGAACTCAaacttgtccttgtcgcTTCCCACCTTGACCTGGGCAGAGTaggcctcctccagatcgCTCTGGATGATGACGTATCGATTCTTTCGAACGGCCCGCAGACCGGCCTCCTGCATGATGGCCGCGATGATGGCACCAGAAAGAGGGTCGTTTCGAATGATGAGAGCGTCCAGGTCACACTCGGGAGCCAGAGACATCTTGGAGGCGATGGTGGAGAAAATCAGACGTCGTTCTCGGCGGTCTCGCAGGTTGGGGAACTCGATCTTTCGGTCCAGTCGACCGGGACGCAGCAGAGCAGGATCCAGTGTGTCTGCTCGGTTGGTGGCCATGATCACCTTGACGTTGGAGGTCTGGTCGAAACCGTCCATctggttgagcagctccagcaggaTACGCTGGACCTCTCTGTCGGCACCGGTCTGTGCATCGAAACGCTTCGTGGCGATGGCGTCGATCTCGTCGATGAAAATGATGGATGGCGAGTTTTCTCGGGCCAGTCGGAAAATGTCTCTGACCATTCGAGGACCCTCTCCCAGATACTTTTGCACAAACTCGGAGCCCACCACTCGAATGAACGATGCCGTGGTGTTGTTTGCCACCGCCTTGACCAGCATGGTCTTGCCGGTTCCAGGAGGGCCAAAAAGCAGAACACCTCGAGGAGGATCAATACCAATCTGTTTGTAGAGCTCAAATTGTGTTAGAGGCAGCTCCACAGCCTCCCGGATCTCCTGCTTCTGGATGTCAAGGCCTCCCACGTCGGCGTAGGAGACATCGGGCTTCTCATCAGGCCGCAGCATGGCGATAGACGAATCAGCCTCCGGAGGCAGAATGTCGACCAGCGCGTTGGAGTGTCGATGCAACGCCACCGATGACGAGggcttgagcagctcccGATCGAGTGTGGACAGGATTCTCACGACATAGTTGGAGCCGGTGGTGGACGCCACAATACCTGTTTGTTGATCAATGGGCTCCAGAAACTGTCCAATCACCAGTGGCACCGACTGGATCCgcttgacctcctcctgggcTCGCACCAGCTCGCGCTTCAGGTGGCGCTGCTCGTCTTTGATGTACTCTTCCTGAAGAGAGATAAGTTCGTATTCCCGCTCCAGCTGCTTCAATCGACGGTAATAGTCCTCGGGGGTCGCCGAGGAAGGTAGAGAATGCTCGCCGGCAGGTTTCGCAATTTCTATGGTCATTTTTCAGGTCGGTTGAAGAGAGATTGTATGTGTTGTTGTGTCAAAGAGTTGTGTGGTAATGGGTGAGGTGGTGATTGCCTTTGGGCACGGGtcaaccctaaccctgtGGCGTcttggagaagaggtggGAAATGAAGCCGAAAGGGGGGGGCTTATTGGAATAGATTGATGACACAAGGGGAGATATCAGGTCGTTTAAATAGTTTCTGTCTTTTTATATTCTTTATCAAGAAAGTAATACGTGAGTTAGATGTCCTGTTATGTTCTACTTCTTCATGACCAACTATAATGTATATGTTTTGTTGAGGACAATAAGTAAAACTTCAATCTCGccaagtttttttttggttaGACTGCAagttggttttgtggtAGTTTTCGATACGCTCTTTCGTTTACTGAAGTGTTCAACCTTCCATATTGCAATATCAGGACAGTGTGTCCAGGTTAAGGATTCTACCAATAGGCCATGTGTACACGGTCAAAGGAGGCATTTGTAATACTCTTAAGAGCTATTGAGTATGTATGAACTCATCGATAGTGAACTTGTACTAATAGTTTACAGCGTCTTTTACCATCTACAATAATACCCATGCGTATCTCATTGCAATATAGCCCTACCCAGGTACACGGTCCTATTCACTCCGTCTCCCCTCATCATGCCACCACCTCAGGCTCCTTATCGAAATGAACACTTCGGGTTCTGGTTCGAGttcgctccttcttctcctccttcatctcctTGCGCTTGTGCTCAATGGTCCAGTTGGACACCAGCTCGTCCAGGTATTCcatctcctctctctcctccctcTTGCACCGGGTACAGTTGCAGTTGAAGCCCCAGTTGACTCGCAGATTGTATCGTCGGTCATCCAACTGGTGCTCAGGGTTTACATACGTGGTGAACAGTTCTTCTCCGGTCTTGATATCTCGCTTGGCACGCACAGAAATGCCCTGCGTTCGGCCCACGTTCTTGACATCCACATTGGGTTCGCACGAGTGGTTGAGATGACTCTGGGTTAAGTACATGTTTCCGTCCACGTTGTTAATGTTGAACATGCCTAGTCCGGGCAGAAAGTCCTTCTCGTAAGAAAACTCCGTGTCCAATAGTAGCTTGTCCAGCATTTCGTAGcccttcttccacagcACCTCAGACTGCTCGGACGCAAACAGTGAGTTGGACTGCTCCACGGCCTTGTGGCGCTCATCCTGGCCGACCCGCGCAAACGCCATCATCTGCTTCTGCACCTCGTCCTTTTTAGGGTCTCTGATGACCCGCAGCCACAGTAGGCCCAGAGCATACAGAGCCATCCAGCCATTTTCCACACAGAAGTCCTCAAAGGCACGCCACTCCACCCTCGTCACTTTCCCATGCCTACTCTCGTGCCACATGGCCACATGAGTgacgtccttcttcttgcacTGGTTGTCGCACCACTTGGCAGCACAAGACGGACATTCCACTCCATTGTGCGACTGGAAGGGCCGCGAACAAAAGGCACAGCCCATGCCCTTACGCATGATACCAACATGCTCCAGAGGAGGAACCAGCAGAAACGCCTGCTCGTTccacagctcctcgtccttcttgataTCCTTCTTGGCATATAGGCCCTTGCCTCGGttcttggcaatgttgaGGGTCACTTTTTCAGGCATATCGAGCCCTGGAGTCGCGTGCGACATAATAGACCCCGCGTAGCAGAACTTTTCCTGGTTCAGACCCAGGTTGGCAGCCTTCATAACCGTCTTGACTCGCTTTTCACTCAACTGCCAGTCCGAGTGGGTCAGCTTCACCAGTCCTGTGAGCTTCGCGGCCCCGAGCTTTTCGGTGGCCTTGTCTTTGCGCCAGATGTCGACCACGGCCTGGACGATTTCTCGGTCGTTGGGTACGGTGCTCATTAGTGATATCGGATGGTAGTCGTAGGAGCTCAGCACTTCGATTCACTTCGTCTTTATTTTTCACTCTGCACGTTAAAACGGTTTAGTGTTTCGAGTGGATAGGATAGCGGGGTGGATGAGAGGTATCTTGAGAGACGGCAGGGTCATTTTCAAGACCTTGATCAACTCAGCAAGGAAGTCTGGCCCTATTGCTCTCTTCCTGGACCTTTTTTGGCATCTCTAGTGTCTTTTCTTTTGACGCTCTCTTAAATATCGCTTACTGCACTCTCCGTTTAACCGAGATAAGACACTTCGATAAGAGCACTGGTAGCATAATACGGcgagagaaagagagactTGGCAACATGTTTTGCACGACAAACTGGGGTCAAAGCAGACGTCTCGCAGACCCAGCATTTAGACCTGCCATAAATGACAGCGGAAGACATCCCCTTTGCATAATACGGCTACTAGTGGAACTTAAAACGACGGAGAACAGGTTGGAGAGGTGGTACCGGAATGGAAGTTGAAACCCGCGCTTCTAGAGCTGTACCGAATCGGATCTTGTTTTGTATTGGTACAAAATTCCGACTCTCTAGCGTGTGTGTATTGCTCTGTTTCCACGCCTTCTGGTGCAACTTAAGCTTCCTATTTACTTTCGTTTACCTGCCGCTAGCGACTTCTTAAATGGAGTGTATCGGGGTAGTTATTTTAGACATCTATTGGAGCGGAGCGACTTTCCGAATCAAATTCGCCGGTTTCTATACCTATTCCTAGTCTGTTCCTGTCTCTTTCCTCTTATAACGAGCCCAAAACTATCCCAATGAGTATTACTTGAACTTCCAACCAATGCTACTAACTAGTAGCTCACTAACTCTAATATCTCTGGTtcggggttagggttgaATTTTTGTGTGGACTAATAAGCTTCGTGACCCAATTTACCCTGGTAAATACCCTCCAAACGGGATATTAGAGCACGAAGTCTGATTGGCCCGAGCGCCATTTTGACACCCAAGTTTTAACACCCGGCATATTCTCGAAGCACAACAGCCTCTTAGAGAACCAAACGACACAACAAAATGTCCATGATCTTCCGACGACAGCTCTCCACCCTCATCCCCCCCAAGGTGGCTTCTCCTGCTGTGAGtaccaaaaaaaagaattgCAATGTGCCACGTGGCATGGAGCTATGTGACCGACAAGTGACACTTGCACGACGAATGAAACAACTCGACACTGAACAACACAAAGGCTGGAAAGGCAGGCGGAGAAGGACGAATTGATGTGGTGGCCTGTTTGTGGCACGCGTGGGGTTTTTGTTGGATGATTGATGCCCCAATTGGAGTGTGATGATGGGTTGAACGTGATGGACGTGCGTGGTAGTGGTGCGTGGTTATTTGTGCGCGGTGATGTGATGTGTGGATGTGGTCGGGGCGTGTTTGTGATGTGGCAGGTTCAATCATGTCAATGGTGTGATATCCATCCCTCAATGTGAAATTGATATCAGATTGACGTCTTTAGATACACGTCATGCGACACATTGAACACCACCCAGGGCAAGCACAGCAACACACTCGACCATCAAGAGGACCACGAAGCGCAACCCCATGTCAATATCCAACGTCGATCACGAGACACCTGTTGTCTTCATTGGAACCATCGGTCAACTACCCCACGCCATTCAAGCACAACACTACTGAGTTCAAGTCCACTCCATTCGTCGTGTCGCATACATTACACATGTGATGAACCACTTGCTTGACATTtaactaacacagacccTCCACGGAGCCCCCAACGCTAAGCGAATGGCCGATGTTGTGTCTTTCTACAAGGCCCTTCCCCAGGGAGCTGCCCCCGCTCTTCCCAAGACCGCCAACCCCTTCAAGCTTTACTACCGAAAGTACTTTCACCCCAAGTCCGGTAAGGCTTCTGGTGCTCCCCTCCTGCATCTGATTCTCGGTATCTTCCTCTTTGGATACATCTCCGACTACCAGTTCCACCTCAAGCACCACAAGAACGGTGCTCACTAAATATAACCTTTTGTCTAAAGAATGAATTACGATTAGATTATTACTGAAGAGTAGGGTGTTGGTCTACTTGCTGTTACTGAGCGCTACAGCCTTGTGTGCATCGCGACGTAACTACGTGGCTGCCTACCTACCGATACCAAAGTTGTAGTGTTGCACTCAGACTCGCACAAATCTGATTCTCCATCGTTTTGATATCAATACCGGTTGACTGAATGACTGAATGGTTAAGTTATGCTCATCTGGTACGGTGTATTATTGTATTGCATTTGTAGCAATACTGTATTGGTTGTGTGTCCAGCTCGTACCGATGTGCGTTAAATACTCGTATTCTTTCACGGGGTTGGACTTGAATATAGAAGAGCATTGAGATAGAACCAATAATGATATTAAAACTAGGACTTGAAAAGGATTCTACAAACACGTGGTAGGAATGATTAACTGTGTTTTTTGGCGACTTTGTCTCGAATTGACCTTTTTGAACATCCTGTTATGGTGCCTCGATTGACCATGTATATGGTGGGTGAGCATGAAGTCTAGGAGAGAGAGTATAGGAATTGAAATCGAAAGGAGATCAGCGACGGAAATTTCAGAAGGAGGaatgtacaggtacaggtACCTTGTATAGTATTTGCAACGGCACTCCCAGTCatcagtacaagtacttgtacttttagGAGAAGCAAAACTTCGATTGTCGCAGTGTACGGCCAAGGCGCAACATTCCCCTCTTCGAAGAGCCAAACTGGTGTCCCCAGCTCGATTAACGGGCTCGACTGTGAGTCGAAGCTCATTTCCTTTATACACAAGTTCCAGTTCGATTCAGAGTCGAGAACAAGCCGCGAGGAGAGAGATTAAGGGGGATCCGCCTCTGAAGATGAAAAcaacgtac from Yarrowia lipolytica chromosome 1D, complete sequence encodes:
- a CDS encoding uncharacterized protein (Compare to YALI0D11792g, similar to CA0750|IPF6284 Candida albicans IPF6284 unknown function), producing MLGLRDVCFDPMLSSYDYHPISLMSTVPNDREIVQAVVDIWRKDKATEKLGAAKLTGLVKLTHSDWQLSEKRVKTVMKAANLGLNQEKFCYAGSIMSHATPGLDMPEKVTLNIAKNRGKGLYAKKDIKKDEELWNEQAFLLVPPLEHVGIMRKGMGCAFCSRPFQSHNGVECPSCAAKWCDNQCKKKDVTHVAMWHESRHGKVTRVEWRAFEDFCVENGWMALYALGLLWLRVIRDPKKDEVQKQMMAFARVGQDERHKAVEQSNSLFASEQSEVLWKKGYEMLDKLLLDTEFSYEKDFLPGLGMFNINNVDGNMYLTQSHLNHSCEPNVDVKNVGRTQGISVRAKRDIKTGEELFTTYVNPEHQLDDRRYNLRVNWGFNCNCTRCKREEREEMEYLDELVSNWTIEHKRKEMKEEKKERTRTRTRSVHFDKEPEVVA
- a CDS encoding uncharacterized protein (Compare to YALI0D11814g, similar to Saccharomyces cerevisiae ATP17 (YDR377W); ancestral locus Anc_5.451, similar to uniprot|Q06405 Saccharomyces cerevisiae YDR377w ATP17 ATP synthase complex subunit f), which encodes MSMIFRRQLSTLIPPKVASPATLHGAPNAKRMADVVSFYKALPQGAAPALPKTANPFKLYYRKYFHPKSGKASGAPLLHLILGIFLFGYISDYQFHLKHHKNGAH
- a CDS encoding uncharacterized protein (Compare to YALI0D11770g, similar to Saccharomyces cerevisiae BCS1 (YDR375C); ancestral locus Anc_5.448, highly similar to uniprot|P33298 Saccharomyces cerevisiae YDR394w YTA2 26S proteasome regulatory subunit), which produces MTIEIAKPAGEHSLPSSATPEDYYRRLKQLEREYELISLQEEYIKDEQRHLKRELVRAQEEVKRIQSVPLVIGQFLEPIDQQTGIVASTTGSNYVVRILSTLDRELLKPSSSVALHRHSNALVDILPPEADSSIAMLRPDEKPDVSYADVGGLDIQKQEIREAVELPLTQFELYKQIGIDPPRGVLLFGPPGTGKTMLVKAVANNTTASFIRVVGSEFVQKYLGEGPRMVRDIFRLARENSPSIIFIDEIDAIATKRFDAQTGADREVQRILLELLNQMDGFDQTSNVKVIMATNRADTLDPALLRPGRLDRKIEFPNLRDRRERRLIFSTIASKMSLAPECDLDALIIRNDPLSGAIIAAIMQEAGLRAVRKNRYVIIQSDLEEAYSAQVKVGSDKDKFEFYK